Part of the Pseudomonas chlororaphis genome, ACCCAACCAGACCAAGTCATCGTTTATCGCGGGCAAGCCTTGCTCTCACCAGCCTAGCTCGCAAAAGGTGATTGCGGTATGTCTGCCCAAATCCGCACACCTGTATGCAGCGATTCTGGCGGTGCTGGGTTGCGGCGCGGTGTACTTGCCACTGGACCCGCAACACCCGGCACAACGTCGGCGCTTCATCCTGGAGAACGCCCAGGCAGACCTGCTGTTGCACGCCGGCGACAGTGACCTGGGCGAGCTCGCGCTGCCGACGCTGGATGTGCTGCGCTTGCCGGCACTCAAGCCAGGCTTGCCGACCTCGCTGATCCGCCGCGTGGTGGACGGCGACGAGCCGGCCGTTGCGATCTACACCTCCGGCACCACCGGCCAGCCCAAGGGCGTCTTGCTCAGCCATCGCAACCTCAGCCATTTCTGTGCCTGGTACGGCGATTACGTCGGGTTGCAGCGCGACAGCCGGGCGTTGCAGTTTTCCACCATCAACTTTGACGCATCGCTGCTGGATATCCTGCCAACGTTCATCCGCGGCGCCCTGCTGGTGGTGCCCAGCGAAGACCAACGCCGCGATCCGCAGCAGTTGGTCATGCTGATGCACGCCCGGCAGGTCACCCATGCCTTCCTGCCGCCGGCGCTGTTGAGCGTGATGCCCCTCGACGAGCCCCTGGGCCTGTCGCACCTGATCACCGGCGGCGATGTCTGTGAGCCGTTCGTGATCGAACGTCTCGCCCCACAATGTGCGTTCCACAACATCTATGGCCCGACCGAAACCACGGTGCTGGTGACCACCCGGCCATTCGCGGTCGGCGACAGCAACCGCAACCTGGGCGTGCCCATCGCCAACGCTCGGGTGCTGATCCTGGACGAGCAGCTGCAACCGGTACCCCAGGATACGCCCGGCGAGCTCTACATCGCCGGGCCGGGGGTCGGCCTGGGTTATCTCAACGATCCGACGCTGACCGCCGCCCGTTACCTCGACCTGGCGCTGCCCGGCGGGCAAACGGTGCGGGTCTATCGCACCGGTGATATCGCTCAGTGGACCGCCGCCGGCATCGAGCTCTGCGGCCGCCGGGACAACCAGGTGAAGATTCGCGGCTTCAGGGTCGAGCCAGAGGAAATCGAACACTGCCTGCGCGAGCGCCAGTTGTTTCGCCAGGTGGCGGTGGGCGTGGATGAGCGGCGACGGATCCTGGCCTTCCTGGTTCATCCCGAGGAGGACCGCCCCGGCGCCGCGCTCCAGGCCCTGCGCGAACATGTGCAAGACTCGCTGCCCAGCTACATGCACCCGGCGGCCTACGTTGAACTGCCGAGCCTGCCTTACACCAGCAACGGCAAGGTGGATCGCCGCGCCTTGCTCGCGATGTCGGTGCAGGTCCAGGTCGGCGGCCAGCGACGACAACCTCAGACCCCGCTGCAAACGCAGTTGCGCCAACTGTGGGCCGAGCTGCTGGAGGTGCCGGCCGAGGACATCGCGACGGATGAGAGTTTCTTCAACCTGGGCGGGCATTCGATCCTGCTGTCGCAACTGTTGCTGAGCATTCGCCAGACGTTCGGGCGCAGCCTGTCGATCAACCGGTTCATCGAGGCACCCACCTTGCTGACCTTGGCAAAATTGCTCGACAGCCCCGAACAACACGAGACGTCGACCCTCAGTCCCCAGGCGTTCATTGACGCCGAAGCCGAGCTCAACCTCGACCCGCTGCCCATCAGCCAGTGCGGTGACGTGCACAAAGTCGTGGTGACCGGCGCCAACAGTTTTCTCGGGGTGCACATCGTCGAAGCCTTGCTGGCCTGGGGCGCCACCGAAGTCGCCTGCCTTGTGCGCGCGTCTGCCGGGCAAAGTGCGGCGCAACGTTTTTCCCAGGCCTTGCAGGACAACCGCCTGACCCACCTGGACCTGAGCCGCGTCAGCGTCTACGCCGCCGACATCACCCAACCGCAACTGGGCCTGGCGGACGACGTCTACGCCCGCATCGACCGCACGTTCGGCGCGCTGGTGCACAACGCCGCCCACGTCAACCACGTGCTCGACTACGAGTCGTTGGCGCGGGACAACGTGGAGCCGATTTTCGAATGCCTGCGCCTGTGCGAGGGGCGCAGTAAGAAAATCTTCAACTTCGTTTCCACGCTGTCGGCGTCCAGCGCCCTGGATGCCAACGGCCAGGTGCTGGAACAACCCGCCGCGCCCACGCCGCCGATCTACATCAAGAACGGCTACAACCTGTCCAAGTGGGTCGGCGAACGGATCCTGCAACGGGCCCGGGATCGTGGGGTGTGGGTCAACCTGTTTCGCCCCGGCAACATCAGCTTCAACAGCCTGACCGGGGTCTGCCAGCCCCACAAAAACCGCCTGATGCTGATGCTCAAGGGTTCGATCCAGCTCGGCCAGGTGCCCGACCTATCGCTCAATTTCGACCTGATGCCGGTGGACTTCCTGGCCCGTTTCATCGCTTTCCACGC contains:
- a CDS encoding peptide transporter; the protein is MRRLDIAVPGSSQAMAELAKELELHGHGVVDLHTSAVPAALDLLIDDGTQPCAVQTRMRLEVRVALRTLPGDPLPQPTVIIRDGDQRVLCQETIAPQRCGNGQSLRLRTQAVVVEQLAQLVSQFSRDETCFEHWPLVQDNAVAEPLHGLDALEPLAFEHPFNRPPVPWLLAAADVPVMHDIEQRMLDDVTQPALWVDGQCIDYKALRGLTLRLQQALLERLEHADPGQSSPVGAKLARDTDTAVPNQTKSSFIAGKPCSHQPSSQKVIAVCLPKSAHLYAAILAVLGCGAVYLPLDPQHPAQRRRFILENAQADLLLHAGDSDLGELALPTLDVLRLPALKPGLPTSLIRRVVDGDEPAVAIYTSGTTGQPKGVLLSHRNLSHFCAWYGDYVGLQRDSRALQFSTINFDASLLDILPTFIRGALLVVPSEDQRRDPQQLVMLMHARQVTHAFLPPALLSVMPLDEPLGLSHLITGGDVCEPFVIERLAPQCAFHNIYGPTETTVLVTTRPFAVGDSNRNLGVPIANARVLILDEQLQPVPQDTPGELYIAGPGVGLGYLNDPTLTAARYLDLALPGGQTVRVYRTGDIAQWTAAGIELCGRRDNQVKIRGFRVEPEEIEHCLRERQLFRQVAVGVDERRRILAFLVHPEEDRPGAALQALREHVQDSLPSYMHPAAYVELPSLPYTSNGKVDRRALLAMSVQVQVGGQRRQPQTPLQTQLRQLWAELLEVPAEDIATDESFFNLGGHSILLSQLLLSIRQTFGRSLSINRFIEAPTLLTLAKLLDSPEQHETSTLSPQAFIDAEAELNLDPLPISQCGDVHKVVVTGANSFLGVHIVEALLAWGATEVACLVRASAGQSAAQRFSQALQDNRLTHLDLSRVSVYAADITQPQLGLADDVYARIDRTFGALVHNAAHVNHVLDYESLARDNVEPIFECLRLCEGRSKKIFNFVSTLSASSALDANGQVLEQPAAPTPPIYIKNGYNLSKWVGERILQRARDRGVWVNLFRPGNISFNSLTGVCQPHKNRLMLMLKGSIQLGQVPDLSLNFDLMPVDFLARFIAFHASRYQPAQAVFNLHNPEPLSWDAYVASFRDSGREFSLVSVTDWQRQLGRVDADNALFGVLGFYLNGFEEDIGDISLIRHDNARTGVRQMGARYPEKSPALLRRGAEYLKAIDFI